From a region of the Mesomycoplasma ovipneumoniae ATCC 29419 genome:
- a CDS encoding Mbov_0400 family ICE element protein, which yields MKLKKFSPFKGLVFDSLAQEIKARPVIIFHDTENDHYYYIKARDVRLDSGKLNDPFDGEILIPKSDKPNTLFTKDSYLDCSRVFYIGDSQLEELIKNHPETEILDLKELEFSQAEKMFDKIYEFVTSKPPYIVISSVSYDSKTKITKPKVWYASDQHLNNDYKTIRFKTKKIKELKDKLHKEKNQISLDLFKGILNDAWGEYWKEKVYNPLFQWIRQNKFVQKGLNSIEIIHEYNKLSSPIVPTTIEPDTIYNCLVNNRWRDILNSWLSNDRFDFILSEKLLATDFKFMIDWFEKNNLDINMESFSQFRKSIQESQNWGQFFYFYKLKNKLKQEISKLEEKQQQIQNQETIRDELTYQNLRLQTEKWVQEAEEGLKRKEEDLKKFVAELKTKM from the coding sequence ATTAAACTAAAAAAATTTAGCCCATTTAAAGGTCTTGTTTTTGATAGTTTAGCCCAAGAAATAAAAGCAAGACCAGTAATTATTTTTCATGATACCGAAAATGATCATTACTATTATATTAAAGCACGTGATGTCCGTTTAGACAGTGGTAAGTTAAATGACCCTTTTGACGGTGAAATTTTGATTCCAAAATCAGACAAACCTAATACTTTATTTACAAAAGATTCTTATCTAGACTGTTCGCGAGTTTTTTACATTGGTGATAGTCAGTTAGAAGAATTAATCAAAAATCACCCAGAGACAGAAATACTTGACTTAAAAGAATTAGAATTTAGTCAGGCTGAAAAAATGTTTGACAAGATTTATGAATTTGTGACTTCCAAACCACCTTATATAGTAATTTCCAGCGTTTCTTATGATTCAAAAACAAAAATAACTAAGCCCAAAGTTTGATATGCTAGTGATCAACATTTAAATAATGATTATAAAACCATTAGATTTAAGACTAAAAAAATAAAAGAATTAAAAGATAAATTGCACAAGGAAAAGAACCAAATAAGTTTAGATCTATTTAAAGGTATTTTGAATGATGCCTGAGGAGAATATTGAAAAGAAAAAGTGTATAATCCTTTATTTCAATGAATAAGACAAAACAAATTTGTTCAAAAAGGATTAAATTCAATTGAAATTATTCATGAATATAATAAATTATCAAGCCCAATAGTGCCAACAACAATTGAACCCGATACAATTTATAATTGCCTAGTTAATAACAGATGACGCGATATATTAAATTCTTGATTGTCTAACGATAGATTTGATTTTATTTTATCTGAAAAATTATTGGCAACTGATTTTAAATTTATGATTGACTGGTTTGAAAAAAATAATTTGGATATAAATATGGAATCATTTAGCCAATTTCGTAAATCAATACAGGAATCACAAAATTGAGGTCAATTTTTCTATTTTTATAAATTAAAGAATAAACTTAAGCAAGAAATATCCAAACTAGAAGAAAAACAACAGCAAATCCAAAATCAAGAGACAATTAGAGATGAACTTACCTATCAAAATTTAAGATTACAAACTGAAAAATGAGTCCAAGAAGCAGAAGAAGGGCTAAAAAGAAAAGAAGAAGATTTAAAAAAATTTGTTGCAGAATTGAAAACGAAAATGTAA
- a CDS encoding ZmpA/ZmpB/ZmpC family metallo-endopeptidase — protein MKQFLLLKKVSSSLVFLSLSPIVIITACKSEVDKKPDTSKNENSKSDSGSDTSKNDPKNDTSKSEDSKKDPKNEAKIDADSQEPIIPSQENNSNLENTEQNINVSSIFEDKTFLENKQAEIDNVSLKIDGSKIEFKNINSANLYHFNSQEKYVKLLSVDNLDSDLSNYKIKLDSEDLQKNVWLNVKSVEDQGNYYKFVGEFSQNFINILNNGTVSSTFDIYIPKTKNQLGAITSFEQLISQIRANPSGHFKLANDISAESTEIGQISTSYLENVYFSGSLESLEGKNFTIYDLKKPLFDNLNNATIQNINFKNLKVKSINNSQFAVGAIANSVSGSTINNVHLFGDVKGRKIVGGIVGVLDNNSIIKNSSFHGNIYSSQSAGGLSGIITRGSSIENSYANINITSKLINSDKIGGIVAELGENSSLKNIVIEGNVLNSGLDEFANSGGLIGLVSTNGTQDSPDTGSVENIYAKINFFNAKPIFGNFYKSSFFDYEKSFKNINFVNNADNESFPWLNIVDENTFNERAKKWKNLNNENIKLKTLNFSYLKGYQSDFSTAYANFAKLLPFYDRYTIMNYAHKVAKNSKLYSKNLLGFEFYENENLVKNLAREKTKVNKLRIYFGDGQTEDFKIDSFSQNTAGITDFSFKNNGTEFIVHPNILISEKKNQLVSGLINLLKTTDLSDNSIFDTQNNFVDNSPIKEQLFIDQHETEVKNDLENIINSVSNNIDIFDLSDTKFTEFYKKELEKEKNSIYIGLNYLYRWYSISDFKDKLLFSLGIYGKSNDSLSLLKDIGKLDFINLKANKTANGYHDAFSKYLKPKSVGDFIEYNYNLFKQKDQTPDKYFDSLTKAYITKVESKSDTSVNKPMIERFKQEEQANKLLPLLTVKDQNTLWFIFTTNSNISGLFSKYFSSSESLKPQIREFAEAAQGYYDVLYRILNEKSKKTMQNHIVDVYDTFGPKNEPGVKAYSLPVGHWLSLRDKNYAAFVPGENKKLMYFDGTKILTKYAKSIFSHESTHTFDNDILLDGYGKRFGHRAESFARGMFQAPYSDEPGDLAFNFIEKYGGDQQLVRNSSPERFSNLADLEKYYKNLFDIIYLLDLAQAEAIIAKKPSDTSDYRKIQLGSGGFTKNDILSWVGSSEFNSINSIDDLVDKNIVGANVGGDSVRSFGHNDYYTVNFFRPYFGILENTEGVSGGLNFRRVAFELLAEKGYYDGMIPYISAKSNKQTDVPEGVVKGSDTHVLKMIFGDKYKSFSDFKKDMYKQRKDKLNKLKPFSFDFNSKKYEIKSFEDLKKVFIDNFDFITTIRVIIHVEMNKKTNEYRQSIFDE, from the coding sequence ATGAAGCAATTTCTTTTACTAAAAAAAGTTAGTTCTAGTTTAGTTTTCCTATCATTATCACCAATAGTTATTATCACGGCTTGTAAAAGTGAAGTGGATAAAAAACCTGATACTTCTAAGAATGAAAATTCTAAGAGTGATTCTGGGAGCGATACTTCTAAGAATGATCCTAAAAACGATACTTCTAAGAGTGAAGATTCTAAAAAAGATCCTAAAAATGAAGCTAAAATTGATGCGGATAGTCAAGAACCAATTATTCCAAGCCAGGAAAATAATTCAAATCTAGAAAACACAGAACAAAATATTAATGTTTCTTCTATTTTTGAGGATAAAACCTTTTTAGAAAACAAGCAAGCTGAAATTGATAATGTTTCTTTAAAAATAGATGGGTCAAAAATTGAATTTAAAAATATAAATTCTGCAAATTTATACCATTTTAACAGCCAAGAAAAATATGTAAAGCTACTTTCAGTTGATAATTTAGACTCTGATTTAAGCAACTATAAAATCAAATTAGATTCAGAAGATTTGCAAAAAAATGTCTGATTGAATGTAAAATCTGTTGAAGATCAAGGCAATTATTATAAATTTGTTGGTGAATTTAGCCAAAATTTCATAAATATTTTAAATAACGGTACTGTTAGTTCTACTTTTGATATTTATATTCCTAAAACCAAAAATCAATTAGGGGCAATCACGAGTTTTGAACAATTAATTAGTCAAATTCGTGCAAATCCCTCTGGACATTTTAAGTTAGCAAATGATATTTCTGCTGAAAGTACAGAAATAGGCCAGATTTCTACATCATATTTAGAAAATGTTTATTTTTCTGGAAGTCTAGAAAGTCTTGAAGGTAAAAATTTTACTATTTATGATTTAAAAAAGCCGCTTTTTGACAATTTAAATAACGCCACAATCCAAAATATTAATTTTAAAAATCTCAAAGTCAAGTCAATAAATAATTCCCAATTTGCAGTTGGAGCAATTGCAAATTCTGTATCGGGTTCAACAATTAATAACGTTCATCTTTTTGGCGATGTTAAAGGTCGGAAAATCGTAGGCGGAATTGTCGGTGTGCTTGATAATAATTCTATTATTAAAAACTCAAGTTTTCATGGAAATATTTATTCTTCCCAATCTGCCGGCGGTCTTAGCGGAATAATAACAAGAGGAAGTTCAATTGAGAATTCTTATGCAAATATAAACATCACCTCTAAATTAATCAATTCTGATAAAATTGGCGGAATTGTTGCTGAATTAGGAGAAAATTCATCATTAAAAAACATTGTAATTGAGGGAAATGTTTTAAATAGTGGTCTTGATGAATTTGCTAATTCTGGCGGGCTAATTGGTTTGGTTTCGACAAACGGAACTCAAGACTCTCCTGATACCGGAAGTGTTGAAAATATTTATGCAAAGATAAATTTTTTCAATGCAAAGCCAATTTTTGGTAACTTTTATAAATCAAGTTTTTTTGACTATGAAAAGTCGTTTAAAAATATAAACTTTGTTAATAATGCTGATAATGAAAGTTTTCCTTGACTCAATATAGTTGATGAAAACACTTTTAATGAAAGAGCAAAAAAATGGAAAAATTTAAATAATGAAAATATTAAGCTAAAAACTCTAAATTTTTCCTATTTAAAAGGATATCAGTCTGATTTTAGCACTGCTTATGCAAATTTTGCAAAACTTTTACCATTTTATGATCGTTATACAATTATGAATTATGCACATAAAGTGGCTAAAAATTCTAAACTTTACAGCAAAAATTTGCTTGGATTTGAATTTTATGAAAATGAAAATTTAGTAAAAAATCTTGCCCGTGAAAAAACAAAAGTAAACAAACTAAGAATTTATTTTGGCGATGGCCAAACAGAAGATTTTAAAATAGACAGTTTTAGCCAAAATACTGCCGGAATAACTGACTTTTCTTTTAAAAATAACGGGACTGAATTTATTGTTCATCCAAATATTTTAATTTCTGAGAAGAAAAATCAATTAGTTTCTGGTTTAATAAATCTTTTAAAAACTACTGATTTATCTGATAATTCAATTTTTGATACTCAAAATAATTTTGTTGATAACAGTCCAATAAAAGAACAACTTTTTATTGACCAACATGAGACTGAAGTTAAAAATGACTTGGAAAATATAATTAATTCAGTTTCAAATAATATTGATATTTTTGATCTAAGTGACACTAAATTTACTGAATTTTATAAAAAAGAATTAGAAAAAGAGAAAAATTCTATCTATATTGGTTTAAATTATTTGTACCGTTGATACTCAATTTCGGATTTTAAAGATAAATTATTGTTCTCACTAGGAATTTACGGAAAATCAAATGATAGTCTATCTTTGTTAAAAGACATTGGAAAATTGGACTTTATTAATCTAAAAGCTAACAAAACTGCAAATGGTTATCATGATGCTTTTTCAAAATATTTAAAACCAAAATCAGTTGGCGATTTTATTGAATATAACTATAATTTATTTAAGCAAAAAGACCAAACACCCGACAAATATTTTGATTCACTGACAAAAGCTTATATTACAAAAGTTGAAAGTAAATCCGATACATCAGTAAATAAGCCAATGATCGAAAGATTCAAACAAGAAGAACAAGCTAATAAACTTTTGCCACTTTTGACTGTAAAAGACCAAAATACTCTTTGATTCATTTTTACAACAAATAGCAATATTTCAGGACTATTTTCCAAATATTTTTCTTCAAGTGAATCATTAAAACCACAAATCAGAGAATTTGCTGAGGCGGCTCAAGGTTACTATGATGTTTTATACCGAATTTTAAATGAAAAATCAAAAAAAACTATGCAAAATCATATAGTTGATGTTTATGATACTTTTGGTCCAAAAAATGAACCTGGCGTTAAAGCTTATTCTTTGCCTGTTGGTCATTGATTATCATTAAGAGATAAGAATTATGCTGCTTTTGTTCCGGGTGAAAATAAAAAACTTATGTATTTTGATGGCACAAAAATATTAACAAAATACGCAAAATCGATATTTTCACATGAAAGTACTCATACTTTTGATAATGATATTTTGCTTGACGGATATGGAAAACGATTTGGTCATCGGGCTGAATCTTTTGCGCGAGGAATGTTTCAGGCACCTTACAGTGACGAACCTGGAGATTTAGCCTTTAATTTTATTGAAAAATACGGAGGTGATCAGCAACTAGTCCGTAATTCAAGTCCAGAAAGATTTAGCAATTTAGCTGATTTGGAAAAATACTATAAAAATCTTTTTGATATAATTTATCTTTTAGATTTAGCACAAGCCGAGGCAATAATTGCCAAAAAGCCTTCAGACACTAGTGATTATAGAAAAATCCAACTCGGAAGTGGTGGTTTTACAAAAAATGATATTTTATCTTGAGTTGGAAGTTCTGAATTTAATTCGATAAATTCAATTGACGATTTAGTTGACAAAAATATTGTTGGGGCGAATGTTGGAGGAGACTCAGTCAGATCATTTGGACATAATGATTACTATACAGTAAATTTCTTTAGACCATATTTTGGAATACTTGAAAATACAGAAGGAGTCTCAGGTGGACTAAATTTTAGAAGAGTTGCTTTTGAACTTCTTGCTGAAAAAGGCTATTATGACGGGATGATTCCTTATATTTCTGCCAAATCAAATAAACAAACTGATGTGCCAGAAGGAGTTGTCAAAGGTAGTGATACTCATGTTTTAAAAATGATTTTCGGTGATAAATACAAATCTTTTAGCGATTTTAAAAAAGATATGTACAAACAAAGAAAGGATAAACTCAATAAATTAAAGCCATTTAGTTTTGATTTTAATAGTAAAAAGTATGAAATAAAATCTTTTGAAGACTTAAAAAAGGTTTTCATTGATAATTTTGATTTTATAACTACAATAAGAGTTATTATTCATGTTGAAATGAATAAGAAAACTAATGAGTATCGTCAATCAATATTTGATGAATAA
- a CDS encoding PTS sugar transporter subunit IIA: MELFNEKMTKFCKITNWRQAVHEGVRILVENKKATYDLEKAIMEQTAKYGAYYVLEEGVALLHAPVGDYCLEVGTSILVLDQMITFNNQKDKKAKIIITLSAPNSDDHIGLIQEFGLFFGNPDFKKEIYASRTIKEFYQIINKYRGIKNEH, translated from the coding sequence ATGGAACTTTTTAATGAAAAAATGACTAAATTTTGCAAAATAACAAACTGAAGACAAGCAGTTCATGAGGGTGTAAGGATCTTAGTTGAAAATAAAAAAGCAACTTACGATCTTGAAAAAGCAATCATGGAACAAACAGCAAAATACGGTGCCTATTATGTACTTGAAGAAGGTGTCGCACTTTTGCATGCGCCAGTTGGCGATTATTGTCTAGAAGTTGGAACTTCAATTTTAGTTTTAGATCAAATGATCACTTTTAATAATCAAAAAGATAAAAAAGCAAAAATTATTATTACTTTGTCTGCGCCAAATTCTGATGATCATATTGGCTTAATTCAAGAATTTGGCCTCTTTTTTGGTAATCCAGATTTCAAAAAAGAAATTTATGCTTCTAGAACAATTAAAGAATTTTATCAAATTATAAATAAATACCGAGGTATAAAAAATGAACATTAA
- a CDS encoding PTS sugar transporter subunit IIB, with amino-acid sequence MNIKCVCGSGLGSSLLLEMNVKFVLDKLNVNYDSVEHTNISSFNSRGVDLVVIGADVAPSLDFDKEKMVILTNILSKEELESKLKIALKLN; translated from the coding sequence ATGAACATTAAATGCGTTTGTGGTTCAGGACTAGGTTCATCTTTATTATTAGAAATGAACGTAAAATTTGTGCTTGATAAATTAAATGTCAATTATGACTCAGTTGAACACACTAATATTTCCAGTTTTAATTCCCGCGGGGTTGATTTAGTAGTTATTGGTGCTGATGTTGCCCCAAGTTTAGATTTTGATAAGGAAAAAATGGTAATTTTAACTAACATTTTATCAAAAGAAGAGCTTGAATCCAAACTAAAAATAGCCTTAAAACTAAACTAA
- a CDS encoding ribulose phosphate epimerase, whose product MEYSQSISALNIFKVIKILTKLQNNGLKYAHIDFVDQIYAPNFGLNYQIANYLIKLFPNIEFDAHLMCKNSLEKVEKLVEIGFKTIFLPAEQVSKTDFERLNKSYSSINFGLMIQASQKIEDFSEIISCSNVILLMTIDKIGGVGEPLNQQLLLKIEQIRLINKEIKIYTDGGLRKENWAELEKWKVDVAIGGSIIFSYANFSEFSRLWGNQKNALN is encoded by the coding sequence GTGGAATACTCACAAAGCATTAGCGCACTTAACATTTTTAAAGTAATTAAAATTTTAACAAAATTGCAGAATAACGGCCTAAAATACGCCCATATTGATTTTGTTGATCAAATTTATGCCCCAAATTTTGGACTAAACTACCAAATTGCAAATTACTTAATAAAGTTATTCCCTAATATTGAATTTGATGCACATTTAATGTGCAAAAATTCACTTGAAAAAGTTGAAAAATTAGTTGAAATAGGTTTTAAAACAATTTTTTTACCTGCTGAACAAGTTTCAAAAACTGATTTTGAAAGATTAAATAAGTCTTATTCTAGTATAAATTTTGGCTTAATGATTCAAGCCAGTCAAAAAATTGAAGACTTTAGTGAAATAATTTCTTGTTCAAACGTCATTTTATTAATGACAATAGATAAAATTGGCGGAGTTGGCGAGCCTTTAAATCAGCAACTTCTTTTAAAAATTGAGCAAATTCGCTTGATAAATAAAGAAATTAAAATTTACACTGACGGTGGATTGCGCAAGGAAAATTGAGCTGAGCTTGAAAAATGAAAAGTTGATGTCGCAATTGGCGGTAGCATAATTTTTTCATATGCAAATTTTTCTGAATTCTCTAGACTTTGAGGAAATCAAAAAAATGCCCTTAATTAA